In Ictalurus punctatus breed USDA103 chromosome 3, Coco_2.0, whole genome shotgun sequence, the following are encoded in one genomic region:
- the zgc:123010 gene encoding uncharacterized protein zgc:123010 isoform X1, whose amino-acid sequence MVALMKFNICRLLGLGSGSSDQTLEKMETGASSDHSQDALSQNGLNGEEGLSEEEKARRRAERRRAKRKRQRERKKLERGKTDERTVQEEEEHAGVDSELDDSGSEVDDEQIEEQQVELKERVMEKECHPCKDSATPPLASGNKGNQQPSAWSCEEDPEWDVSSAFVANAVSHIRPKTKSKSGRKSKENKENEARIREVSGSESVTKRSASLTEKGIRLVNEGQYSEAVNMFTEAIKCDPKDYRFFGNRSYCYYCLEQYSLALADAEKSIQMAPEWPKGYYRKGSALMGLKRYSEAEKAMEHVLKLDKDCEEAANDLFYCKVLQLMDLGYEEEQSVLLLEKYSKVQAVLAARAANNDSTLLQPGSPCPSLWVGNVTTELTEKHLWDLFKNHGEIESIRVLHERFCAFVNFRNASMAARAMEKLNGHLIENTRLVVRYPDRRILKPFPVSAAPQAAGTAGARRRGPVNGDECYFWRTTGCHFGDKCHYKHIPEQRGKDRKPWQP is encoded by the exons ATGGTTGCGCTGATGAAGTTCAACATTTGCCGGTTGCTGGGGCTGGGGAGTG GCTCCAGTGATCAAACGCTAGAGAAGATGGAGACTGGTGCTTCGTCTGACCACAGTCAGGACGCACTCTCTCAG AATGGATTGAATGGAGAGGAGGGCCTCAGTGAAGAGGAGAAGGCCAGAAGGAGAGCTGAGAGGCGAAGAGCTAAAAGGAAG CGTCAAAGAGAGCGAAAGAAACTCGAACGCGGTAAAACAGATGAGCGCACTGTACAG gAGGAGGAAGAACATGCAGGTGTTGACTCGGAGCTGGATGATAGTGGCTCTGAGGTTGATGACGAACAGATTGAGGAGCAGCAGGTGGAATTGAAGGAAAGAGTGATGGAGAAAGAATGTCATCCATGTAAAGACAGCGCCACACCACCACTGGCATCGGGAAACAAAGGAAACCAACAGCCATCAGCTTGGTCCTGTGAGGAG GATCCGGAATGGGACGTGAGCAGTGCTTTTGTTGCTAATGCTGTTAGTCACATCAGGCCCAAAACCAAGAGCAAATCAGGCCGTAAATCCAAAGAGAACAAAGAAAACGAGGCCAGAATCAGAGAG GTCAGTGGATCTGAGTCTGTGACTAAAAGAAGTGCCTCACTGACTG AAAAGGGGATCAGACTGGTAAATGAGGGCCAGTACAGTGAGGCTGTTAACATGTTTACAGAAGCTATCAAATGTGACCCAAAGGACTACAG ATTTTTTGGGAATCGCTCATACTGTTATTACTGTCTGGAGCAGTACTCTCTAGCACTTGCTGATGCTGAAAAATCTATTCAGATGGCCCCCGAGTGGCCTAAAGGCTACTACCGCAAAGGAAGTGCCCTCATGGGCCTTAAG AGGTACAGTGAGGCTGAGAAAGCTATGGAGCATGTCCTGAAGCTGGACAAGGACTGTGAGGAGGCAGCCAATGACCTTTTCTACTGCAAAGTGCTGCAGTTAATG GATCTTGGGTATGAAGAGGAGCAAAGTGTGCTTCTGCTTGAGAAGTACAGCAAAGTACAGGCTGTTCTTGCAGCCAGAG CAGCAAACAATGACTCTACGCTCCTTCAGCCAGG AAGTCCATGCCCTTCTCTCTGGGTGGGTAACGTAACCACAGAACTGACGGAGAAGCACCTGTGGGACCTTTTCAAAAA CCATGGAGAAATTGAGAGCATTCGAGTGCTGCACGAGCGTTTCTGTGCCTTTGTAAACTTCAGGAACGCCAGCATGGCTGCACGGGCGATGGAAAAGCTCAAT GGCCATTTGATAGAAAACACACGGTTAGTAGTCCGGTATCCAGACAGACGCATCCTGAaaccatttcctgtttctgcTGCACCACAGGCTGCAGGAACTGCTGG AGCAAGGCGCAGGGGCCCTGTCAATGGAGATGAGTGCTATTTCTGGAGGACCACTGGCTGTCATTTTGGGGACAAGTGTCACTATAAACATATTCCTGAGCAGCGGGGCAAAGACAGAAAGCCCTGGCAGCCCTGA
- the zgc:123010 gene encoding uncharacterized protein zgc:123010 isoform X2: MVAYLRRGSSDQTLEKMETGASSDHSQDALSQNGLNGEEGLSEEEKARRRAERRRAKRKRQRERKKLERGKTDERTVQEEEEHAGVDSELDDSGSEVDDEQIEEQQVELKERVMEKECHPCKDSATPPLASGNKGNQQPSAWSCEEDPEWDVSSAFVANAVSHIRPKTKSKSGRKSKENKENEARIREVSGSESVTKRSASLTEKGIRLVNEGQYSEAVNMFTEAIKCDPKDYRFFGNRSYCYYCLEQYSLALADAEKSIQMAPEWPKGYYRKGSALMGLKRYSEAEKAMEHVLKLDKDCEEAANDLFYCKVLQLMDLGYEEEQSVLLLEKYSKVQAVLAARAANNDSTLLQPGSPCPSLWVGNVTTELTEKHLWDLFKNHGEIESIRVLHERFCAFVNFRNASMAARAMEKLNGHLIENTRLVVRYPDRRILKPFPVSAAPQAAGTAGARRRGPVNGDECYFWRTTGCHFGDKCHYKHIPEQRGKDRKPWQP, from the exons ATGGTGGCATATTTGCGTCGAG GCTCCAGTGATCAAACGCTAGAGAAGATGGAGACTGGTGCTTCGTCTGACCACAGTCAGGACGCACTCTCTCAG AATGGATTGAATGGAGAGGAGGGCCTCAGTGAAGAGGAGAAGGCCAGAAGGAGAGCTGAGAGGCGAAGAGCTAAAAGGAAG CGTCAAAGAGAGCGAAAGAAACTCGAACGCGGTAAAACAGATGAGCGCACTGTACAG gAGGAGGAAGAACATGCAGGTGTTGACTCGGAGCTGGATGATAGTGGCTCTGAGGTTGATGACGAACAGATTGAGGAGCAGCAGGTGGAATTGAAGGAAAGAGTGATGGAGAAAGAATGTCATCCATGTAAAGACAGCGCCACACCACCACTGGCATCGGGAAACAAAGGAAACCAACAGCCATCAGCTTGGTCCTGTGAGGAG GATCCGGAATGGGACGTGAGCAGTGCTTTTGTTGCTAATGCTGTTAGTCACATCAGGCCCAAAACCAAGAGCAAATCAGGCCGTAAATCCAAAGAGAACAAAGAAAACGAGGCCAGAATCAGAGAG GTCAGTGGATCTGAGTCTGTGACTAAAAGAAGTGCCTCACTGACTG AAAAGGGGATCAGACTGGTAAATGAGGGCCAGTACAGTGAGGCTGTTAACATGTTTACAGAAGCTATCAAATGTGACCCAAAGGACTACAG ATTTTTTGGGAATCGCTCATACTGTTATTACTGTCTGGAGCAGTACTCTCTAGCACTTGCTGATGCTGAAAAATCTATTCAGATGGCCCCCGAGTGGCCTAAAGGCTACTACCGCAAAGGAAGTGCCCTCATGGGCCTTAAG AGGTACAGTGAGGCTGAGAAAGCTATGGAGCATGTCCTGAAGCTGGACAAGGACTGTGAGGAGGCAGCCAATGACCTTTTCTACTGCAAAGTGCTGCAGTTAATG GATCTTGGGTATGAAGAGGAGCAAAGTGTGCTTCTGCTTGAGAAGTACAGCAAAGTACAGGCTGTTCTTGCAGCCAGAG CAGCAAACAATGACTCTACGCTCCTTCAGCCAGG AAGTCCATGCCCTTCTCTCTGGGTGGGTAACGTAACCACAGAACTGACGGAGAAGCACCTGTGGGACCTTTTCAAAAA CCATGGAGAAATTGAGAGCATTCGAGTGCTGCACGAGCGTTTCTGTGCCTTTGTAAACTTCAGGAACGCCAGCATGGCTGCACGGGCGATGGAAAAGCTCAAT GGCCATTTGATAGAAAACACACGGTTAGTAGTCCGGTATCCAGACAGACGCATCCTGAaaccatttcctgtttctgcTGCACCACAGGCTGCAGGAACTGCTGG AGCAAGGCGCAGGGGCCCTGTCAATGGAGATGAGTGCTATTTCTGGAGGACCACTGGCTGTCATTTTGGGGACAAGTGTCACTATAAACATATTCCTGAGCAGCGGGGCAAAGACAGAAAGCCCTGGCAGCCCTGA
- the zgc:123010 gene encoding uncharacterized protein zgc:123010 isoform X3, whose amino-acid sequence METGASSDHSQDALSQNGLNGEEGLSEEEKARRRAERRRAKRKRQRERKKLERGKTDERTVQEEEEHAGVDSELDDSGSEVDDEQIEEQQVELKERVMEKECHPCKDSATPPLASGNKGNQQPSAWSCEEDPEWDVSSAFVANAVSHIRPKTKSKSGRKSKENKENEARIREVSGSESVTKRSASLTEKGIRLVNEGQYSEAVNMFTEAIKCDPKDYRFFGNRSYCYYCLEQYSLALADAEKSIQMAPEWPKGYYRKGSALMGLKRYSEAEKAMEHVLKLDKDCEEAANDLFYCKVLQLMDLGYEEEQSVLLLEKYSKVQAVLAARAANNDSTLLQPGSPCPSLWVGNVTTELTEKHLWDLFKNHGEIESIRVLHERFCAFVNFRNASMAARAMEKLNGHLIENTRLVVRYPDRRILKPFPVSAAPQAAGTAGARRRGPVNGDECYFWRTTGCHFGDKCHYKHIPEQRGKDRKPWQP is encoded by the exons ATGGAGACTGGTGCTTCGTCTGACCACAGTCAGGACGCACTCTCTCAG AATGGATTGAATGGAGAGGAGGGCCTCAGTGAAGAGGAGAAGGCCAGAAGGAGAGCTGAGAGGCGAAGAGCTAAAAGGAAG CGTCAAAGAGAGCGAAAGAAACTCGAACGCGGTAAAACAGATGAGCGCACTGTACAG gAGGAGGAAGAACATGCAGGTGTTGACTCGGAGCTGGATGATAGTGGCTCTGAGGTTGATGACGAACAGATTGAGGAGCAGCAGGTGGAATTGAAGGAAAGAGTGATGGAGAAAGAATGTCATCCATGTAAAGACAGCGCCACACCACCACTGGCATCGGGAAACAAAGGAAACCAACAGCCATCAGCTTGGTCCTGTGAGGAG GATCCGGAATGGGACGTGAGCAGTGCTTTTGTTGCTAATGCTGTTAGTCACATCAGGCCCAAAACCAAGAGCAAATCAGGCCGTAAATCCAAAGAGAACAAAGAAAACGAGGCCAGAATCAGAGAG GTCAGTGGATCTGAGTCTGTGACTAAAAGAAGTGCCTCACTGACTG AAAAGGGGATCAGACTGGTAAATGAGGGCCAGTACAGTGAGGCTGTTAACATGTTTACAGAAGCTATCAAATGTGACCCAAAGGACTACAG ATTTTTTGGGAATCGCTCATACTGTTATTACTGTCTGGAGCAGTACTCTCTAGCACTTGCTGATGCTGAAAAATCTATTCAGATGGCCCCCGAGTGGCCTAAAGGCTACTACCGCAAAGGAAGTGCCCTCATGGGCCTTAAG AGGTACAGTGAGGCTGAGAAAGCTATGGAGCATGTCCTGAAGCTGGACAAGGACTGTGAGGAGGCAGCCAATGACCTTTTCTACTGCAAAGTGCTGCAGTTAATG GATCTTGGGTATGAAGAGGAGCAAAGTGTGCTTCTGCTTGAGAAGTACAGCAAAGTACAGGCTGTTCTTGCAGCCAGAG CAGCAAACAATGACTCTACGCTCCTTCAGCCAGG AAGTCCATGCCCTTCTCTCTGGGTGGGTAACGTAACCACAGAACTGACGGAGAAGCACCTGTGGGACCTTTTCAAAAA CCATGGAGAAATTGAGAGCATTCGAGTGCTGCACGAGCGTTTCTGTGCCTTTGTAAACTTCAGGAACGCCAGCATGGCTGCACGGGCGATGGAAAAGCTCAAT GGCCATTTGATAGAAAACACACGGTTAGTAGTCCGGTATCCAGACAGACGCATCCTGAaaccatttcctgtttctgcTGCACCACAGGCTGCAGGAACTGCTGG AGCAAGGCGCAGGGGCCCTGTCAATGGAGATGAGTGCTATTTCTGGAGGACCACTGGCTGTCATTTTGGGGACAAGTGTCACTATAAACATATTCCTGAGCAGCGGGGCAAAGACAGAAAGCCCTGGCAGCCCTGA